The following are encoded in a window of Pseudomonas sp. St316 genomic DNA:
- a CDS encoding DEAD/DEAH box helicase, protein MNLPLAANQAMTGFHPAVRAWFSQTFPAVTAAQARAWPLIGQRRSTLVAAPTGSGKTLTAFLAVLDDLVHRGLEQGGLPDQTLVVYVSPLKALSNDIQINLQNPLAGITEQLRRMDLPPLHITTAVRTGDTPQKERSAMRKTAPHILVTTPESLYVLLGSDSGRRMLASTRTVIVDEIHAIATSKRGSHLALSLERLQGLCAEPLMRIGLSATQKPIEAVSRFLVGEGRTCEIVDIGHARPRDLDIEVPPVPLSAVMANDVWELVYNRLAELAREHRTTLVFVNTRRLAERLSRHLSERLGKDAVAAHHGSLAKEFRLDAEQRLKRGELQVLIATASLELGIDIGDVDLVCQIASPRSISAFLQRVGRSGHQVGGTPKGRLFATTRDDLIECAALLDCVRRGELDILHIPKAPLDVLAQQIVAEVSCQEWPEQALLHTFRRASPYAELDDDHYQALLQMLAEGLNGRQGVRSAYLHRDAVTRTLRGRRGSKLTAVTSGGTIPDNADYAVLLEPQGLNIGSVNEDFAVESIAGDVFQLGNTSYRIIRVETGRVRVEDAQGQPPTIPFWLGEAPGRSAELSLAVARLQAQLDQLLGATPGDLQPALDWLTGTLQLNLASAEQLLDYLAPARLAFGALPSQDTLLMERFFDESGGTQLIIHTPFGSRINRAWGLALRKRFCRTFNFELQAAASEDAIVLSLSTSHSFELDEVWRYLNSHSAEQILVQAVLDAPLFGVRWRWNAGVALALPRYAGGRKVAPQIQRMKSEDLIASVFPDQIACLENLAGEREIPDHPLVEQTLDDCLHEAMDSEGWLRLLRRIEAGEIRLISRDLPAPSPLAAEILSARPYTFLDDAPLEERRTQAVINRRWSDPQATGDLGALDAEAIQSVRDEAWPTPANLDEMHEALMSLACIADSEACAHAPWLDWLQALAASGRASHLQISAERGLWVPLERLTCLQALYPQARWQPTLTALAGFDEPWDSDEALVEVLRARLSAFGPLPLKAIAYPLGLSTSQVTQALAQLEQQGYVLRGRFTPGTGQEQWCERHLLARIHRYTVKRLRREIEPVMLQDFMRFLFDWQHLSSSTQGRGTAVLPSILGQFEGYPAAASAWDSDLLPARIKDYSPSWLDELCRSGKWVWTRLSARQKPSASALRSTPVVLLPRSQVALWSSLAGQTALDELSPKAQKVHQALREHGALFFDELAHEAHLLRSELEITLQELVGAGWVNADSFAGLRALITPASKRQARSSRRGRGAFVGGMDDAGRWALLRRSQPVPVDGDRPAPTPPDTLEHIAMTLLRRYGVVFWRLLEREADWLPSWRELLRTFHRLEARGEIRGGRFVSGLAGEQFALPEAIPLLRETRRRPTDGSLVAVCGVDPLNLAGTLLPGAKVPALASNRLVYRDGLPVAAQIAGKQHLWVELDVQGMADVKNKLIQKG, encoded by the coding sequence ATGAATCTGCCCCTTGCAGCCAACCAGGCCATGACAGGCTTTCACCCCGCCGTCCGCGCCTGGTTCAGCCAGACCTTCCCGGCGGTCACCGCCGCCCAGGCCCGGGCGTGGCCGTTGATCGGCCAGCGTCGTTCGACCCTGGTGGCGGCGCCTACCGGCTCGGGCAAGACCCTGACGGCTTTTCTCGCCGTGCTCGATGACCTGGTGCATCGCGGCCTGGAACAGGGCGGCCTGCCAGACCAGACCCTGGTGGTCTACGTCTCGCCGCTCAAGGCCCTGAGCAACGATATCCAGATCAACCTGCAGAATCCGCTGGCCGGCATCACCGAACAGCTGCGGCGGATGGACCTGCCGCCCCTGCACATCACCACCGCCGTGCGTACCGGCGACACGCCGCAGAAAGAACGCTCGGCGATGCGCAAGACCGCGCCGCACATTCTGGTGACCACCCCCGAATCGCTCTACGTGCTGCTCGGCTCCGACTCCGGCCGACGGATGCTCGCCAGCACCCGCACGGTCATCGTCGACGAAATCCACGCCATCGCCACCAGCAAGCGCGGCAGCCACCTGGCCTTGAGCCTGGAGCGCTTGCAGGGGCTGTGCGCCGAACCGCTGATGCGCATCGGCCTGTCTGCCACGCAAAAGCCCATCGAAGCGGTGTCACGTTTTCTCGTCGGTGAGGGACGCACCTGTGAAATCGTCGACATCGGCCACGCCCGTCCCCGGGACCTGGATATCGAGGTGCCGCCAGTGCCGCTGTCGGCGGTGATGGCCAATGACGTGTGGGAACTGGTCTACAACCGCCTCGCCGAGCTGGCCCGGGAACATCGCACCACCCTGGTGTTCGTCAATACGCGGCGTTTGGCCGAACGCCTGAGCCGTCATCTAAGCGAGCGCCTGGGCAAGGACGCCGTGGCAGCCCACCACGGCAGCCTGGCAAAAGAATTTCGCCTCGACGCCGAACAACGCCTCAAACGCGGCGAACTGCAGGTGCTGATTGCCACCGCGTCCCTGGAGCTGGGCATCGATATTGGCGATGTCGACCTGGTCTGCCAGATCGCCTCGCCCCGTTCGATCTCGGCGTTCCTGCAACGGGTCGGTCGCTCCGGCCACCAGGTCGGCGGCACACCCAAGGGGCGCCTGTTCGCCACCACCCGTGACGACTTGATCGAATGCGCCGCCCTGCTCGACTGCGTACGCCGTGGCGAACTCGACATCCTGCACATCCCCAAGGCGCCGCTGGATGTGCTGGCCCAGCAGATCGTCGCCGAGGTCAGTTGCCAGGAATGGCCGGAGCAGGCGCTGCTGCATACATTCCGCCGCGCATCGCCCTACGCCGAACTGGACGACGATCACTATCAGGCGCTGTTGCAGATGCTCGCCGAAGGCCTCAATGGCCGCCAGGGCGTGCGCAGCGCCTACCTGCACCGCGATGCCGTGACCCGGACCTTGCGCGGACGCCGGGGCAGCAAGCTGACGGCGGTGACCAGCGGCGGCACCATCCCGGACAACGCCGACTACGCCGTATTGCTCGAACCCCAGGGCTTGAACATCGGCAGCGTCAACGAAGACTTCGCGGTGGAAAGCATTGCCGGCGATGTGTTCCAGCTGGGCAATACGTCGTATCGCATCATTCGCGTCGAGACCGGCCGCGTGCGGGTCGAGGATGCTCAAGGGCAGCCGCCGACCATCCCGTTCTGGCTCGGCGAAGCGCCAGGGCGCAGCGCCGAATTGTCCCTGGCCGTGGCGCGTCTGCAAGCCCAACTGGATCAACTGCTCGGCGCCACGCCGGGCGACCTGCAACCGGCCCTCGATTGGCTGACCGGCACCCTGCAATTGAACCTGGCCAGCGCCGAACAACTGCTGGATTACCTGGCCCCGGCACGCCTGGCCTTCGGCGCGTTGCCGTCCCAGGACACGCTGCTGATGGAGCGTTTTTTCGACGAGTCCGGCGGCACGCAGTTGATCATCCACACGCCCTTCGGTAGCCGCATCAACCGCGCCTGGGGCCTGGCCTTGCGCAAGCGCTTCTGCCGCACCTTCAACTTCGAGTTGCAGGCCGCCGCCAGTGAAGACGCCATCGTGCTCTCGCTGTCCACCAGTCACAGCTTCGAACTGGACGAAGTGTGGCGCTACCTCAACAGCCACAGTGCCGAACAGATCCTGGTCCAGGCGGTACTGGATGCGCCGCTGTTCGGCGTGCGCTGGCGCTGGAACGCTGGCGTGGCCCTGGCCTTGCCGCGCTACGCCGGCGGGCGCAAAGTCGCCCCGCAAATCCAGCGCATGAAAAGCGAAGACCTGATCGCCAGCGTGTTTCCGGACCAGATCGCCTGCCTGGAAAACCTGGCCGGCGAGCGGGAGATCCCCGACCACCCACTGGTGGAGCAGACCCTCGACGATTGCCTGCACGAAGCCATGGACAGCGAAGGCTGGCTGAGGCTGTTGCGGCGCATCGAAGCAGGGGAGATTCGCCTGATCAGCCGCGACCTGCCGGCGCCCTCGCCGCTGGCGGCAGAAATTCTCAGCGCCCGCCCCTACACCTTTCTCGACGATGCGCCGCTGGAAGAACGACGCACCCAAGCAGTGATCAACCGGCGCTGGAGCGATCCACAGGCCACCGGCGACCTGGGCGCGCTGGACGCCGAGGCCATCCAGTCGGTCCGCGATGAAGCCTGGCCGACGCCGGCCAATCTCGATGAGATGCATGAAGCCTTGATGAGCCTGGCCTGCATCGCCGACAGCGAAGCCTGCGCCCATGCGCCGTGGCTGGATTGGTTGCAGGCACTGGCCGCCAGTGGTCGCGCCAGCCACCTGCAGATCAGCGCCGAGCGTGGTCTGTGGGTGCCGCTGGAACGCCTGACCTGCCTGCAAGCCCTTTATCCACAGGCCCGCTGGCAACCGACGCTGACGGCCCTGGCCGGTTTCGATGAGCCCTGGGACAGCGACGAAGCCCTGGTGGAAGTGCTCCGCGCCCGGCTCAGTGCCTTTGGCCCGCTGCCGTTGAAGGCCATCGCCTACCCGCTGGGGCTGTCGACCTCGCAAGTCACCCAGGCCCTGGCGCAACTCGAACAGCAAGGCTACGTGCTACGCGGACGGTTTACACCGGGCACCGGGCAAGAGCAATGGTGCGAGCGACATTTGCTGGCGCGGATTCATCGCTACACGGTCAAGCGCCTGCGCCGGGAAATCGAGCCGGTGATGTTGCAGGATTTCATGCGGTTCCTGTTCGACTGGCAGCACTTGTCGTCGTCCACCCAGGGCCGGGGCACTGCCGTGCTGCCGTCGATCCTCGGCCAGTTCGAAGGCTATCCGGCCGCCGCGTCGGCCTGGGACAGCGACCTGCTGCCGGCGCGGATCAAGGACTATTCGCCCAGCTGGCTCGATGAGTTGTGCCGCAGTGGCAAGTGGGTATGGACGCGCCTGAGCGCGCGCCAGAAGCCTTCCGCCAGCGCTCTGCGCAGTACGCCGGTGGTGTTGCTGCCGCGCAGTCAGGTGGCGTTGTGGAGCAGCCTCGCCGGGCAAACAGCCCTCGATGAGTTGTCGCCCAAGGCGCAAAAAGTCCATCAGGCCCTGCGCGAACACGGCGCGTTGTTTTTCGATGAGCTGGCCCACGAGGCCCACCTGCTGCGCAGCGAACTGGAAATAACCTTGCAAGAACTGGTGGGCGCCGGGTGGGTGAATGCCGACAGCTTCGCCGGCTTGCGCGCGCTGATCACCCCCGCCAGTAAACGCCAGGCCCGCAGCAGCCGGCGCGGGCGCGGCGCGTTTGTCGGCGGCATGGACGACGCCGGGCGCTGGGCCTTGTTGCGCCGCAGTCAGCCGGTACCCGTGGACGGCGACCGTCCCGCGCCCACACCACCCGACACCCTGGAACACATCGCCATGACCCTGCTGCGCCGTTACGGCGTGGTGTTCTGGCGCTTGCTGGAGCGCGAAGCCGACTGGCTGCCGAGCTGGCGCGAGCTGCTGCGCACCTTTCATCGCCTGGAGGCGAGAGGCGAGATTCGTGGCGGGCGTTTCGTCAGCGGACTGGCGGGCGAACAATTCGCCCTGCCCGAAGCCATCCCGCTGTTGCGCGAAACCCGCCGCCGCCCTACCGACGGCAGCTTGGTGGCGGTGTGCGGGGTCGATCCGCTGAACCTGGCCGGCACCCTGTTGCCGGGGGCGAAAGTGCCGGCGCTGGCGAGTAATCGGCTGGTGTATCGCGATGGGTTGCCGGTGGCGGCGCAGATCGCTGGCAAGCAGCATCTTTGGGTGGAGTTGGATGTGCAGGGGATGGCTGACGTGAAGAACAAACTCATTCAGAAAGGTTGA
- a CDS encoding mechanosensitive ion channel family protein, which yields MSRLSTVLLLFLLAMTGTSAYGTAAVPGTAKPDEPPAEPAPLVQGGLLGAISSSIDDVQDKLDLNQSLVDAWRLRADRAADEVDRLVDQTSRSSWRVVGDFLLLSGVWIGAFALIWSGARLLLRHLGRRRWLRTRQRLRDLLGYLLPYTAAALICLPLTLYVSHFLQVSVGRALALCFAYATSSGIFSTSVLLCVIVMFNAGHKRCAVAMIRRLSPRPLFMIGFLAALSDALTSPQIARQLGGNITSSIAVFTGLFASVIFGWLVIRMRRPVAHLIRNRPLAQRLKQPALQESLRIFSGLWYWPILLMVLVSAVSLIGVGEDNQKALRCALFTTILLIATVFLSTVFQHVFKSPKAEAIQRNSAYKGRLLSLLHALLRIVMAVAFIEILGRIWGLSLFEFASRNAIGRAISDSLSRIGLIFLMTWLTWVVLDTAIQEALKPPLNKRGARQPSTRIKTILPLLRNAAKIILVVICAITTMANLGINVAPLLAGAGVVGLAIGFGSQQLVQDVITGLFIIIEDTLSIGDWVVLSSGHAGTVEGLTIRTLRLRDGKGFVHSVPFGQIKAVTNQSRQFAFAFFSVQFTYDTDVDQAIELIREAGRSIAEDPFLKFNLQGPLDVFGVDKMDLNGVVLTAQFRTVSGGQYAVSRAFNQHLKKLVDNHPAVHFAQTYPQQVMLPRRLVDGQQAAEEAEQPQ from the coding sequence TTGTCTCGATTGAGCACTGTATTGCTGCTGTTCTTGCTGGCGATGACCGGCACTAGCGCCTACGGGACCGCCGCTGTCCCTGGCACCGCCAAACCCGATGAACCGCCCGCCGAACCCGCACCGCTGGTGCAGGGCGGTTTATTGGGGGCCATCAGTTCGAGCATCGACGACGTCCAGGACAAGCTCGACCTCAACCAGAGCCTGGTGGATGCCTGGCGCTTGCGGGCGGATCGGGCGGCGGATGAGGTGGACCGGTTGGTGGACCAGACATCCCGTTCGTCCTGGCGCGTGGTGGGGGATTTCCTGTTGTTGTCGGGCGTCTGGATCGGCGCTTTTGCGCTGATCTGGTCAGGGGCGCGGCTGCTGCTGCGCCATCTGGGCCGGCGCCGCTGGTTGCGTACCCGCCAGCGCCTGCGTGACCTGCTCGGTTATCTGCTGCCGTATACCGCGGCGGCGTTGATCTGCCTGCCGCTGACCCTGTACGTCAGCCACTTCCTGCAGGTGTCGGTCGGTCGCGCCCTGGCGCTGTGCTTTGCCTACGCCACCAGCAGTGGCATCTTCTCCACGTCGGTGTTGCTGTGCGTGATCGTGATGTTCAACGCCGGTCACAAACGCTGCGCAGTGGCGATGATCCGGCGCTTGAGCCCCCGGCCATTGTTCATGATCGGCTTTCTCGCCGCCCTCAGCGATGCCTTGACCAGCCCGCAGATCGCCCGGCAACTGGGCGGTAACATCACCAGCAGCATCGCGGTGTTCACCGGTCTGTTCGCCTCGGTGATCTTTGGCTGGCTGGTGATTCGCATGCGCCGGCCGGTGGCGCACCTTATCCGCAACCGCCCCCTGGCCCAGCGCTTGAAACAGCCGGCCTTGCAGGAGTCGCTGCGAATTTTCTCCGGGCTCTGGTACTGGCCGATCCTGTTGATGGTGCTGGTGTCGGCGGTGAGCCTGATCGGTGTCGGCGAGGACAATCAGAAAGCCCTGCGTTGTGCGCTGTTCACCACCATCCTGCTGATCGCCACAGTGTTCCTCAGCACGGTGTTCCAGCATGTCTTCAAGTCACCCAAGGCCGAGGCCATCCAGCGCAACAGTGCCTACAAGGGGCGTTTGCTGAGCCTGTTGCACGCGTTGCTGCGCATCGTCATGGCGGTGGCATTCATTGAAATCCTCGGGCGGATCTGGGGGCTTTCCCTGTTCGAGTTCGCCTCGCGCAACGCCATAGGTCGAGCGATCAGTGATTCCTTGAGTCGCATCGGCCTGATCTTCCTGATGACCTGGCTCACGTGGGTGGTGCTCGACACGGCGATCCAGGAAGCCTTGAAACCGCCGCTGAACAAGCGCGGGGCCCGCCAGCCCAGTACCCGGATCAAAACCATCCTGCCGCTGTTGCGCAACGCGGCGAAAATCATCCTGGTGGTGATTTGCGCAATCACCACCATGGCCAACCTGGGCATCAACGTGGCGCCGTTGTTGGCCGGTGCCGGGGTGGTGGGGCTGGCGATCGGTTTCGGCTCCCAGCAATTGGTGCAGGACGTGATCACCGGGCTGTTCATCATCATCGAAGACACGCTGTCCATCGGCGACTGGGTGGTGCTCAGCTCCGGCCACGCCGGCACTGTCGAAGGCCTGACCATCCGCACCCTGCGCCTGCGCGACGGCAAGGGCTTCGTGCATTCGGTGCCGTTCGGCCAGATCAAGGCCGTGACCAACCAGTCCCGGCAATTTGCCTTTGCGTTCTTCTCCGTGCAGTTCACCTACGACACCGACGTGGACCAAGCCATCGAGCTGATTCGCGAGGCCGGGCGTTCGATCGCCGAAGATCCGTTCCTGAAATTCAACCTGCAAGGACCGCTGGACGTCTTCGGCGTGGACAAGATGGACCTCAATGGCGTGGTGCTCACGGCGCAGTTCCGTACGGTGTCCGGTGGACAGTATGCGGTGAGCCGGGCGTTCAACCAGCACCTGAAGAAGCTTGTGGATAACCACCCTGCGGTGCACTTTGCGCAGACTTATCCACAGCAGGTGATGTTGCCTCGGCGGCTGGTGGATGGGCAGCAAGCGGCGGAGGAGGCCGAGCAGCCGCAATAG
- a CDS encoding DUF72 domain-containing protein: MTAIHIGISGWRYTPWRGDFYPKGLTQKRELQFASRAVNSIEINGSFYALQRPERYAQWYAETPPGFVFSVKAPRFITHIKRLRDIRKPLANFFASGVLELKEKLGAILWQFPPSFKFDPELFEDFLKQLPHDTEGAAALAREHEPRLDGHASTTTDKKRPLRHAVEIRHDSFIDPHFVTLLKRYDVALVIADTAGKWPYREDVTSDFVYLRLHGAQELYASGYTDEALKRWGDRIEAWSHGKQPADAHLIAPDKKPRARKSRQVFCYFDNDIKVRAPYDARHLLEHFDLDNELATAPGVRPAEGVLP, translated from the coding sequence ATGACGGCGATCCACATTGGTATTTCCGGCTGGCGCTACACGCCTTGGCGGGGGGATTTCTACCCCAAGGGGCTGACCCAGAAACGGGAATTGCAATTCGCCTCGCGAGCGGTCAATAGCATCGAAATCAATGGATCGTTCTACGCCCTGCAACGCCCCGAACGGTATGCCCAGTGGTATGCCGAGACACCGCCCGGCTTCGTGTTCAGCGTCAAGGCCCCGCGCTTCATCACCCACATCAAGCGCCTGCGAGACATCCGTAAGCCCCTGGCCAATTTCTTCGCCTCTGGCGTGCTGGAACTCAAGGAGAAACTGGGGGCCATCCTCTGGCAGTTTCCGCCCAGCTTCAAATTCGACCCCGAGCTGTTCGAAGACTTCCTCAAGCAATTGCCCCACGACACCGAAGGCGCCGCCGCCCTGGCCCGGGAGCACGAGCCGCGCCTGGACGGCCACGCCAGCACCACCACTGATAAAAAGCGCCCACTGCGCCATGCCGTGGAAATCCGTCATGACAGCTTTATCGACCCGCACTTCGTCACGTTGCTCAAGCGCTACGACGTGGCCTTGGTGATCGCTGACACCGCCGGCAAATGGCCCTATCGCGAAGACGTCACCAGCGATTTCGTCTACCTGCGCCTGCATGGCGCCCAGGAGCTGTATGCCAGTGGCTATACCGATGAGGCGTTGAAGCGCTGGGGCGACCGGATCGAGGCCTGGAGCCACGGCAAGCAACCCGCCGACGCCCACCTGATCGCCCCTGACAAGAAACCCCGGGCACGCAAAAGCCGGCAAGTGTTCTGCTATTTCGACAACGACATCAAGGTCCGCGCGCCCTATGACGCACGGCACTTGCTGGAGCACTTCGATCTGGACAATGAACTCGCGACCGCGCCCGGCGTGCGCCCGGCCGAGGGAGTATTGCCATGA
- a CDS encoding endonuclease/exonuclease/phosphatase family protein translates to MSIPESTEASRDPIQHAAQDLAPVSRFTVLTVNTHKGFTALNRRFILPELREAVRSVSADVVFLQEVHGTHEHHPQRYSNWPSMPQYEFLADSLWPQFAYGRNAVYPAGDHGNALLSKFQIIRHDNLDVSISGHENRGMLHSVLRLPGDGQQVHAICVHLGLREGHRVEQLKLLCQRLSELPPEAPVIVAGDFNDWRGKANDLLEPCGLREVFAEQWGKPARSFPARLPILRLDRIYVRNLKAHRAKVLNVRPWSHLSDHAPLSVEIEL, encoded by the coding sequence ATGAGCATTCCAGAATCCACCGAAGCGAGCCGCGACCCGATTCAACACGCGGCCCAGGACCTTGCCCCAGTCAGCCGCTTCACCGTGCTGACGGTCAACACCCACAAAGGTTTTACCGCCCTGAACCGTCGCTTCATCCTGCCGGAGCTGCGCGAAGCGGTGCGCAGCGTGTCTGCCGATGTGGTGTTCTTGCAGGAAGTCCACGGCACCCACGAACACCATCCCCAGCGCTACAGCAACTGGCCGAGCATGCCGCAGTACGAGTTCCTGGCCGACAGCCTCTGGCCGCAGTTCGCCTATGGACGCAACGCGGTGTACCCGGCGGGCGACCACGGCAATGCGCTGCTGTCGAAATTCCAGATCATTCGCCACGACAACCTCGACGTGTCCATCAGCGGTCATGAAAACCGCGGCATGCTCCACAGCGTGCTGCGCCTGCCGGGTGATGGACAGCAAGTGCATGCCATTTGCGTGCACCTGGGGTTGCGCGAAGGCCATCGCGTCGAGCAACTGAAGCTGCTTTGCCAGCGCCTGAGCGAATTGCCGCCCGAGGCACCGGTGATTGTCGCCGGGGACTTCAACGATTGGCGCGGCAAGGCCAATGATCTGCTCGAACCGTGTGGCCTGCGGGAAGTGTTCGCCGAACAGTGGGGCAAACCGGCCCGCAGCTTTCCGGCGCGCCTGCCGATCCTGCGCCTGGACCGCATCTACGTGCGCAACCTCAAGGCCCATCGCGCCAAGGTGTTGAATGTACGCCCCTGGTCGCACCTTTCCGACCACGCACCGCTGTCGGTGGAGATCGAATTATGA
- the clsB gene encoding cardiolipin synthase ClsB, with translation MMSATMEKVTVEQVDTTPGERNPALADIEYGWHGNNRVKLLENGEEYFPRVFEAIRRAETEILLETFILFEDKVGYELRDLLVEAAQRGVRITVSLDGFGCGELTLEFLASLSDAGVRLQMFDPAPRHLGIRTNWFRRLHRKIVVVDGVIAFIGGINFSADHLGDFGPEAKQDYSVEVKGPAVVDIHHFALLQSGRPARAKYWWQRRRSRRNELAFNDHDGQVRLVYRDNHEHPTDIEEVYLQVLRSAQRRVVIANAYFFPGYRLLREIRNAARRGVEVRLILQGQPDMMIAKLAARMLYSYLLKAGVVIYEYCERPLHGKVALVDEDWSTVGSSNLDPLSLSLNLEANVLIRDRAFNRELFERLDYLSHNHCTAMPENHAPRGLLWRMTIGFMVFHFLRHFPAWAGWLPAHKPRLKPFSPPTAVRSEPHEPL, from the coding sequence ATTATGAGCGCGACGATGGAAAAGGTGACGGTGGAACAGGTCGACACTACGCCCGGCGAGCGCAACCCCGCGCTGGCCGATATCGAATACGGCTGGCACGGCAACAATCGCGTCAAGTTGCTGGAGAACGGCGAGGAGTATTTCCCCAGGGTCTTCGAGGCCATTCGCCGGGCCGAGACAGAAATCCTTCTTGAGACTTTCATCCTGTTCGAGGACAAGGTCGGCTACGAGCTGCGCGACCTGCTGGTGGAAGCGGCCCAACGTGGCGTGCGCATCACCGTCAGCCTCGACGGTTTCGGCTGCGGTGAACTGACCCTCGAGTTCCTCGCCTCGTTGAGCGACGCCGGGGTGCGCTTGCAGATGTTCGACCCGGCGCCCCGGCACTTGGGGATCCGCACCAACTGGTTCCGCCGCCTGCACCGCAAGATCGTGGTGGTGGACGGGGTGATTGCGTTCATCGGCGGGATCAACTTTTCCGCCGACCACCTGGGCGACTTCGGCCCCGAAGCCAAGCAGGACTATTCCGTGGAGGTCAAAGGGCCGGCCGTGGTGGATATCCATCACTTCGCGCTGTTGCAGAGTGGCCGGCCCGCCCGGGCCAAATACTGGTGGCAACGCCGCCGCAGCCGCCGCAACGAGCTGGCGTTCAACGACCACGACGGCCAGGTGCGCCTGGTCTACCGGGATAATCACGAACACCCGACCGACATCGAAGAGGTCTACCTGCAAGTGCTGCGCAGTGCCCAGCGGCGGGTGGTGATCGCCAATGCCTATTTCTTCCCTGGCTATCGGCTGCTGCGCGAGATCCGCAACGCCGCGCGGCGCGGCGTGGAAGTCCGGCTGATCCTGCAGGGCCAACCGGACATGATGATCGCCAAGCTCGCCGCACGCATGCTCTACAGCTACCTGCTCAAGGCCGGCGTGGTGATCTACGAATATTGCGAGCGACCACTGCACGGCAAGGTCGCCCTGGTGGATGAGGACTGGAGCACGGTGGGTTCGAGCAACCTCGACCCGCTGAGCCTGTCCCTGAACCTGGAAGCCAATGTGCTGATCCGCGATCGGGCGTTCAACCGCGAGTTGTTCGAACGCCTCGACTACCTGAGCCACAACCATTGCACCGCCATGCCGGAAAACCATGCGCCCCGGGGCCTGTTGTGGCGCATGACCATCGGTTTCATGGTGTTCCACTTCTTGCGCCATTTCCCGGCCTGGGCCGGCTGGCTGCCGGCTCATAAACCACGTCTGAAACCTTTTTCGCCGCCGACGGCGGTCCGGAGCGAACCCCATGAACCACTCTGA
- a CDS encoding lysylphosphatidylglycerol synthase domain-containing protein yields MNHSEAHAAPRDAHAPEQAKPRSRWSRWKRPLTLVFFLLLIVLFTALARRIDWTEVFATLADFKVRTLIIAAALTVTSFITYACFDLIGRTYIRQKLGWRQILPVGVISYAFNLNLSAWVGGIAMRYRLYSRLGVSTGNIAKILGLSLATNWFGYMTLAGVVFSSGLVTMPPGWKLSSDALQGVGALLLLVSAGYLLACRFSKRRAWTIRGMEINLPSLRMAVLQLALGALNWSLMAAVIFTLLPGKLDYPVVLGVLLISSIAGVITHIPAGLGVLEAVFVALLQHEVSRGSLLAGLIAYRAIYFILPLLITVVMYLVIEAKAKALRVKPGPK; encoded by the coding sequence ATGAACCACTCTGAAGCGCACGCCGCGCCGAGGGATGCCCATGCGCCGGAACAGGCCAAGCCCCGATCTCGCTGGAGCCGTTGGAAAAGACCGCTGACCCTGGTGTTTTTCCTGCTGTTGATCGTGCTGTTCACCGCCTTGGCCCGGCGTATCGATTGGACCGAGGTGTTCGCCACCCTGGCCGATTTCAAAGTGCGCACCTTGATCATTGCCGCCGCGCTGACCGTCACCAGCTTCATCACCTATGCCTGCTTCGACCTGATCGGTCGCACCTACATCCGCCAGAAACTGGGTTGGCGGCAGATCTTGCCGGTGGGGGTGATCAGTTACGCGTTCAACCTCAACCTCAGCGCCTGGGTCGGTGGCATCGCCATGCGCTATCGGCTGTATTCGCGGCTGGGGGTCAGCACCGGGAACATTGCCAAGATCCTCGGCCTGAGCCTGGCCACCAACTGGTTCGGCTACATGACCCTGGCCGGGGTGGTGTTCAGCAGCGGCCTGGTGACCATGCCACCGGGCTGGAAACTCAGCAGCGATGCGCTGCAAGGCGTCGGCGCGCTGTTGCTGCTGGTGAGCGCGGGCTATCTGCTGGCCTGCCGATTTTCCAAGCGCCGGGCGTGGACGATTCGCGGCATGGAAATCAACCTGCCATCGCTGCGCATGGCGGTGCTGCAACTGGCACTGGGGGCGCTGAACTGGTCGTTGATGGCGGCGGTGATCTTCACGTTGCTGCCCGGCAAGCTGGATTATCCAGTGGTGCTCGGGGTGTTGCTGATCAGCAGCATTGCCGGGGTCATCACCCACATTCCGGCGGGGCTTGGGGTGTTGGAGGCGGTGTTCGTTGCGCTGCTGCAACATGAGGTGTCGCGAGGCAGCCTGTTGGCGGGGCTGATCGCCTATCGGGCGATCTACTTCATCCTGCCGTTACTGATTACCGTGGTGATGTACCTGGTGATCGAGGCGAAGGCCAAGGCGTTGCGGGTCAAGCCTGGCCCCAAGTGA